The Arcobacter sp. F2176 DNA window CGTGGACTTGCAAAAAGAAGTCACTGAACCAAAACAAGGGCAAAGAAGAAACTAAAATGAGTAGTAGAGATAAATTATTAGATGTAGCATTTGATGAAATATATCACAATGGTTATGCAGCAACTTCGGTTGATAAGATTTTAAAACAAGCTAATATGAATAAAGGAAGTATGTATCACTTCTTTAAGTCAAAAAAAGAGTTAACTCTTGCAGTTATAAAAGAGAGAATAAACCTTTATACTGAGACTAAGTATTCTATTCTTTTGAATTATGATGAGAATATAATAGATGAGATTATGTCTTTACTAAAACAAAGGGGTGGTTTTGATTTTAGATTGGGTTGCAAGCTTAATAATTTGGTTCAAGAACTCTCACCTAAAGATAAAGATTTTAAAGAGGCATTAGAAAAAGTCTATTTAAGATTTGAATCTATTATAAAAGAAGCTTTGGATAAAGCTGTAAAAAATAAAGAGATTAATCATAATGATACAAGAGCTTTATCTATGTATATCGTTGCCTCAATTGAAGGATGCTTAGGAACTGCAAAAAAATCTCAAGATGGTCAAGTTTTCTATGATTGTCTTTCTCAACTTGATCTGTTTTTAAACTCACTAAAAAAATAATTTCAAAAAGTCTTGACTAATTAGTCAAGACTTTGCTATACTTCTAATTGACTAAACAGTCAAGGAGAAAAAATGTTGTTAAAATTGAAATCTTTTATAGTTCCTTTATCATTTATTATACTTTCAGGTGCTGGTTTTGTATTTATAAAAATGGGATTGACTTATTCAAGCAGTATGGCTTTTTTAGAATTACGATATTTACTTGCATTTGTAGTTTTGCTCTTAGTTGCATTTATATTTAAAGCAAAGTTTTCTAAAAATTTAAATGAAATATTTCACATAAGTATTGCTGGGATTTTATCTGTAGGACTTTTTTCTATTGGTTGTTTTAATTCAATAGATTATGGATTGTCACCCGCTCTTTGTTCTTTGATTATTTCCTTACAGCCTATTGTAGTTTCATTTTTTGCAATGAAGTTTTTAGGTGAAGAAGTAAGTAAAAGAGCATGGTTTGGACTAATACTTGGACTCATTGGAGTAGGGCTTGTTTTAGGGCTTGATGGAGAAATTAATAAAAATGAGTTAATAGGTTTTTTATTTGCAATATTGGGATTGTTTAGTATGAGTTTTGGGAATTTGTATCAAAAAAAATATTGTTCAAATATGAATTTGATTACAGGTGGAGTAATCCAAACATTTGCTTCTGCAATTATTGTTTTACCATTATTGTATTTTGAAGATATAAGAGTTGATTTTAGTGGCGAATTTATAATTGCTTTAAGTTATATGTCTGTGATTGCTAGTATTGGAGTTATGTCTTTATTGTACTATATGATTAGACATGGTGAAGTATCAAAAGTATCTTCTTTATTTTATTTATTACCTGTAGCTTCTGCTATTGTAGCTTATTTTGTATTGGATAAAAGTCTGGAGTTGAATGTATTTATTGGAATTATTATTGTTCTTATTGCTATGAATTTGATAAATAAAAAAGAACAATTTCAAGCTATAGTAAATAAAGGTTAAGTGTGAAATTTTATATACAAAAATCTATTCTGCCATTTTTTTTCATGTTTTTATATGGAAGTGGATTTATTTTTTGTGAATATGGTTTACAAAATGCATCTCCAATGGCTTTTTTAGAAGTACGGTTTTTTATTGCTTTTTGTATCTTACTTTTGATTACGCTTATATTTAAAATACCAATGCCTAAAACTAAAAAAGAGTTTTTACATATATCCATTGCTGGAAGTTTAACTGTTGGGACATTTTCAATAGGAGGATTTTTAGCCGTTAGTTATGGTATATCTGGGGCAACAAATGCTTTGATAATAGCTTTACAACCAATTGTTGTAACTGCTTTAGCCTTAAAATTATTAAATGAAGATATTAACATAAGAGTTTGGACAGGACTAATAATAGGATTTGTGGGAGTTGGTTTTGTGGTTTTTTCAAAACTTGAAACTTCCTTTTCAGCTCTTGGTCTGTTTTGGGCTTTTATTTCATTATTGGGTCTTAGTATTGGAAGTTTGTATCAAAAGAAGTATTGTTCTCATATGAATCTTTACTCAGGTGGTGCAATACAGACTTTTAGTTCCACAATTTTGGTTTTACCATTTTTGCTTTTTGAAGATGCTCATATAAATTGGAATGTTGATTTTACTATTGCCTTACTTTATATGACAGTTGGAGTGAGTATTGGTGCCTTGTCATTATTATATATTATGATAAAAAATGGTGAAGTATCAAAGGTATCAGCTATCTTTTATTTGGTACCCGTTAGTGCTGCTATTGTTTCATATTTTTTATTGGGTGATAAAATAGAATTTAGCGAAATCATAGGAATATTTACTATAATAATTGGAATAGTATTAATAAATAAAAAGAAGAAAGGAATAAAATGAAAATAGTTATTTTAGATAGAGCAACATTAGGATCAGATATAAATATAGATATTTTTAAAGAGTTTGGGGAAGTTGTCTCTTATGATAAAACAAGTGCAAGTGAATCAAAAGAGAGAACAAAAGATGCAGATATAGTTATCACAAATAAAGTAGTTTTAGGAAAAGAACAAATGGATGACTCTTCTATAAAACTTATATGTATAACAGCAACAGGAACGGATAATGTTGATTTAGAATATGCAAAAAGTAAAAATATAGAAGTAAAAAATGTAGCTGGATATTCTACTTCTAGTGTAGTTCAAGTTACTTTTGGGATGATATTTTATTTTATTCAAAAATTAAATCATTATCAAGATTCTCTTAATAATGGAAATTGGGGAAAAGTACCAGCTTTTAATGATGCAGATGATATCTTTTTTGAATTGGATAAAAAAAGAGTAGGGATTATAGGGTTTGGTGATATTGGAGTAGACTTAGCAAAAAAAGTAGAGGCTTTTGGTTGTGAAGTTGTTTATTATTCAACCAGTGGAAAAAATTCTAATTCAGACTACAAAAGAGTTGAATTAGACGAGCTTTTACAAAGCTGCGATATTATATCTGTCCATGCGCCTTTAAATGAAAATACAAAAAATCTATTGATTTATGAAAATATGAAAAATATAAAAGAGGGTGCTATTTTATTAAATCTTGGTCGTGGTGGAATTATAAATGAAAATGATTTAGCCAAAATTATAGATGAAGAAAAGATCTATTGTGGTATTGATGTATTTGCAAAAGAACCAATTGAGCGTACTAATCCATTATTAAAAGTTGTAAATAAAGAAAGACTACTTTTAACACCACATATTGGTTGGGGATCAAGTGAATCAAGAAATAGACTAATGAAAAAAGTTGCACAAAATATAAAAGATTTTTTAAATAAATAAAGGAGAGAAAATGAGTAAAGCATTGGTAATTATAGATATTCAAAATGATTATTTTGAAGGTGGAGCTTGTGAATTAGTAGGTGCCCAAGAGGCAAGTTTAAAAGCAAAAGAGTTATTAGAATATTTTAGAGAGAATAAAATGCCAGTATTTCATGTACAACATACAAGTTTATATGAAGGCGCAACATTCTTTTTACCAGATACATATGGAATGAAAATACACGAGAATTTAAAACCCCGTGAAGATGAGCCTATTATAGAAAAAAACTTTCCAAATAGTTTTTTAGATACATCTTTAGAATATGAGTTAAAAATACAAGAAATAAAAGAGTTAGTAATATGTGGAATGATGAGTCACATGTGTGTAGATGCTACAACTAGAGCTGCAAGTGATATGGGATATGGTTGTACAGTTGTGTATGATGCTTGTACAACAAGAGATTTAGAATTTTTAGGAGAAATTGTTCCTGCAAAATCAGTACATAACTCTTTTATGGCAGCACTTGAAGGTACTTATGCGAAAATGGTTTCTTGTGAGGAGATAGTTTCTAAGTAATTACAAGTAAATTTAAACCTATTTTTGTAGAATAAGAAAAAACATCGGATAGCTTATGATAAAAAAGATTTCTATACTGTTTCCTTTATGGGCAGTTTTATTTTCGTTTCTTGCATATTTACAGCCAAGTTTGGTAGTTGGATTTAAGAGTTGGATTATTCCACTTTTGATTCTTATTATGTTTTGTATGGGGATTACTTTAAAAATTGATGACTTTAAAAGAGTTTTTAAAAGACCAAAAATCATAGCATTGACTGTGGTATTGCAGTTTTTATTTATGCCTTTTTTTGCTTTTATAGTATCTAAGGTATTTAATCTATCTGATGAACTACTTGTGGGAATGGTACTTGTAGGAGCAGTTTCTGGTGGAACTGCTTCAAATGTAATAGCATTTTTAGCAAAAGCTGATGTGGCACTTTCTATTACTATGACAATTGTATCAACTCTTTTATCAATAATTATTACTCCATATTTAACACTTCTTTATGTGGGACAAACAGTACCTGTACCAGCTCTTAGTATGCTTCTTAGTATTTTAAAAATAGTATTTGTACCTGTAATTGTAGGGCTTATATTAAATCAAATTTTTAATAAATATATTGAAAAAAGACATGATATTTTTGCCCTTTTATCTATTATTTCTATTGTATTTATTATAGGAATTATAATAGGTATAAATGAGAGTAAAATCTCTACTATTGCCCTATCATTGATGTTGGCAATAATTTGTCATAATCTTTTGGGACTAATAACTGGATATTATTTTGCGAAAATATTTGGTTATGATAAAACTGTATGTAAAACAGTAGCTATAGAAGTTGGTATGCAAAACTCTGGTTTAGCTGTTGTTTTAGCTATGAAATATTTTTCTCCTTTAAGTGCACTTCCTGGGGCTATATTTAGTATTTGGCATAATATTTCAGGCTCTATTCTTGCAGGTATTTGGTCAAAACAAGAACAAGAATAAAAGTATTTATTTGTGTTTAAATTATTTTAATACTTTTTGAGTAGAATAACAAACTTTTTCAAAAGGATAATTATGATAAAAAAATTTACACTTCTTTTCCCTTTATGGGCAATATTAGCATCAACTTTTGCATATTATGAATCAAGTATGGTTGTTGATTTTAAAAGTTGGATAGTTCCTTTACTTGTTTTAATAATGTTTTGTATGGGAGTTACTTTAAAGGTTGAAGATTTTAAACGAGTTGTTAAAAAGCCTAAAATTATAGCTATGACAGTTGTTTTACAGTTTTTATTAATGCCACTAGCAG harbors:
- a CDS encoding TetR/AcrR family transcriptional regulator; this encodes MSSRDKLLDVAFDEIYHNGYAATSVDKILKQANMNKGSMYHFFKSKKELTLAVIKERINLYTETKYSILLNYDENIIDEIMSLLKQRGGFDFRLGCKLNNLVQELSPKDKDFKEALEKVYLRFESIIKEALDKAVKNKEINHNDTRALSMYIVASIEGCLGTAKKSQDGQVFYDCLSQLDLFLNSLKK
- a CDS encoding DMT family transporter, with product MLLKLKSFIVPLSFIILSGAGFVFIKMGLTYSSSMAFLELRYLLAFVVLLLVAFIFKAKFSKNLNEIFHISIAGILSVGLFSIGCFNSIDYGLSPALCSLIISLQPIVVSFFAMKFLGEEVSKRAWFGLILGLIGVGLVLGLDGEINKNELIGFLFAILGLFSMSFGNLYQKKYCSNMNLITGGVIQTFASAIIVLPLLYFEDIRVDFSGEFIIALSYMSVIASIGVMSLLYYMIRHGEVSKVSSLFYLLPVASAIVAYFVLDKSLELNVFIGIIIVLIAMNLINKKEQFQAIVNKG
- a CDS encoding DMT family transporter, giving the protein MKFYIQKSILPFFFMFLYGSGFIFCEYGLQNASPMAFLEVRFFIAFCILLLITLIFKIPMPKTKKEFLHISIAGSLTVGTFSIGGFLAVSYGISGATNALIIALQPIVVTALALKLLNEDINIRVWTGLIIGFVGVGFVVFSKLETSFSALGLFWAFISLLGLSIGSLYQKKYCSHMNLYSGGAIQTFSSTILVLPFLLFEDAHINWNVDFTIALLYMTVGVSIGALSLLYIMIKNGEVSKVSAIFYLVPVSAAIVSYFLLGDKIEFSEIIGIFTIIIGIVLINKKKKGIK
- a CDS encoding D-2-hydroxyacid dehydrogenase — its product is MKIVILDRATLGSDINIDIFKEFGEVVSYDKTSASESKERTKDADIVITNKVVLGKEQMDDSSIKLICITATGTDNVDLEYAKSKNIEVKNVAGYSTSSVVQVTFGMIFYFIQKLNHYQDSLNNGNWGKVPAFNDADDIFFELDKKRVGIIGFGDIGVDLAKKVEAFGCEVVYYSTSGKNSNSDYKRVELDELLQSCDIISVHAPLNENTKNLLIYENMKNIKEGAILLNLGRGGIINENDLAKIIDEEKIYCGIDVFAKEPIERTNPLLKVVNKERLLLTPHIGWGSSESRNRLMKKVAQNIKDFLNK
- a CDS encoding cysteine hydrolase family protein; this translates as MSKALVIIDIQNDYFEGGACELVGAQEASLKAKELLEYFRENKMPVFHVQHTSLYEGATFFLPDTYGMKIHENLKPREDEPIIEKNFPNSFLDTSLEYELKIQEIKELVICGMMSHMCVDATTRAASDMGYGCTVVYDACTTRDLEFLGEIVPAKSVHNSFMAALEGTYAKMVSCEEIVSK
- a CDS encoding bile acid:sodium symporter family protein, which produces MIKKISILFPLWAVLFSFLAYLQPSLVVGFKSWIIPLLILIMFCMGITLKIDDFKRVFKRPKIIALTVVLQFLFMPFFAFIVSKVFNLSDELLVGMVLVGAVSGGTASNVIAFLAKADVALSITMTIVSTLLSIIITPYLTLLYVGQTVPVPALSMLLSILKIVFVPVIVGLILNQIFNKYIEKRHDIFALLSIISIVFIIGIIIGINESKISTIALSLMLAIICHNLLGLITGYYFAKIFGYDKTVCKTVAIEVGMQNSGLAVVLAMKYFSPLSALPGAIFSIWHNISGSILAGIWSKQEQE